One genomic window of Pyxidicoccus trucidator includes the following:
- a CDS encoding threonine/serine ThrE exporter family protein, which produces MSATTARLSPAEEEAAVAFLLDLARALHLAYLPAPKVESLVKDAAKAWGLGMEVFTLQSLVTTEVVSGGRRRMDMERLPFNPHWNLRRTSQMLTLAHAVAAGQHGVPSARAELERIVHLPRAYPEWLVYAAYGVYSAAVAARVGGAWWEMVAAALIGVLAGVIHFGTLRSMRIDLQKSFLAAFLGALVAFGLTFVLPPFGIARALFGGATLLIPAMVVTLGSLELVSESVEAGLARLTYGLLRFLLLGVGIVAATRLWGVFAALPAQVETSPLPEPVVLAIVALGGVALTICMGGRQRELPWIVGAVMLAFGTQELTKLLVGGRGSPILAAFVLGVAGLLYARRPGRAATTIIMPGLLQLAPGFLGTQAVLALLQPGTSATPERFFDVLLVAAQLVMGLVFASLVGTSHVRSQAGRVPA; this is translated from the coding sequence ATGAGTGCCACCACCGCCCGCCTCTCCCCGGCCGAAGAGGAAGCCGCCGTGGCCTTCCTGCTGGACCTCGCCCGGGCGCTGCACCTCGCCTACCTGCCCGCCCCCAAGGTGGAGTCGCTCGTGAAGGACGCCGCGAAGGCGTGGGGACTGGGGATGGAGGTCTTCACCCTCCAGAGCCTGGTGACGACGGAGGTCGTCTCGGGCGGGCGGCGGCGGATGGACATGGAGCGCCTGCCCTTCAATCCGCACTGGAACCTCCGCCGCACCTCCCAGATGCTCACGCTCGCCCACGCGGTGGCGGCGGGGCAGCATGGAGTCCCCTCCGCGCGCGCGGAGCTGGAGCGCATCGTCCACCTGCCCCGGGCCTATCCCGAGTGGCTCGTCTACGCCGCCTATGGCGTGTACAGCGCGGCCGTCGCCGCGCGCGTGGGAGGGGCGTGGTGGGAGATGGTCGCCGCGGCCCTCATCGGCGTCCTCGCCGGAGTCATCCACTTCGGCACGCTCCGGTCGATGCGCATCGACCTCCAGAAGAGCTTCCTCGCGGCCTTCTTGGGAGCGCTGGTCGCCTTCGGGCTCACCTTCGTGCTGCCCCCATTCGGCATCGCACGCGCCCTGTTCGGTGGGGCCACGCTGCTCATTCCCGCCATGGTGGTGACGCTGGGGTCGCTCGAGCTGGTCAGCGAGTCGGTTGAAGCCGGCCTGGCGCGTCTCACCTATGGGTTGCTGCGCTTCCTGCTGCTGGGCGTGGGCATCGTCGCCGCCACCCGGCTCTGGGGCGTATTCGCCGCCCTCCCCGCGCAAGTCGAGACGTCTCCCCTGCCGGAGCCGGTGGTGCTGGCCATCGTCGCGCTGGGCGGCGTCGCGCTGACCATCTGCATGGGGGGCCGGCAGCGCGAGCTTCCGTGGATTGTCGGCGCGGTGATGCTGGCGTTCGGAACGCAGGAGCTGACGAAGCTGCTCGTCGGCGGGCGTGGCAGCCCCATCCTCGCCGCGTTCGTGCTGGGCGTCGCCGGCCTGCTCTACGCCCGGCGTCCGGGAAGAGCCGCGACGACCATCATCATGCCGGGGTTGCTGCAGCTCGCGCCTGGCTTCCTCGGCACCCAGGCCGTGCTGGCGCTGCTCCAGCCCGGGACGTCCGCCACCCCCGAGCGCTTCTTCGACGTGCTCCTGGTGGCCGCGCAGCTCGTCATGGGCCTGGTCTTCGCATCCCTCGTTGGCACGTCCCACGTCCGGAGTCAGGCAGGCCGGGTGCCAGCCTGA